A genomic region of Caenorhabditis elegans chromosome V contains the following coding sequences:
- the Y43F8C.13 gene encoding Nucleoside hydrolase (Confirmed by transcript evidence), with protein sequence MTVDKVKLVIDSDGVSDDVRAISLALQHPKAEILAFTAVHGCVTVDQACANIKRTIRANDRSNIPVYKGAAKSILSLPKDDTVSDFFGIDGIGDKPEEFPKVERSDFEGEGKHASLALIDILRENRDATLVTIGPLTNVAIALQLCEEFSTYPSRLVIMGGNYYAVGNVDGGSSAEYNFHGDPEAASIVLRRMKCPITIVPWEAFYFESKTHDASVDFSAHLKYGTPLANYLSLATSIGRVKCEANGRQYSYCDEIAVATAIDEDKIAKKSQYLYVDVELNGTKTRGQVVVDWTEQLWSNEEAPNQHTHRRVKFVTSYDVHTVDKWLHAATSGSGKFD encoded by the exons ATGACTGTGGACAAGGTTAAGCTGGTCATTG acTCTGACGGTGTAAGCGACGACGTGCGAGCCATCTCCCTAGCCTTGCAGCACCCAAAAGCCGAAATTCTCGCATTCACCGCAGTCCACGGCTGTGTGACAGTAGATCAAGCCTGTGCGAACATCAAAAGAACCATCCGAGCCAACGATCGGAGCAATATCCCAGTGTACAAGGGTGCGGCTAAATCGATTTTGTCGCTGCCGAAGGATGATACCGTATCCGATTTTTTCGGGATCGATGGGATCGGTGATAAGCCGGAGGAGTTCCCGAAAGTCGAAAGATCCGATTTTGAGGGGGAGGGGAAGCATGCGTCACTTGCTTTAATCGATATTTTGAGAGAGAATCGGGATGCCACTTTGGT aaCCATCGGTCCCCTCACAAACGTGGCGATTGCTCTCCAACTCTGCGAGGAGTTTTCGACGTACCCATCCCGGCTGGTAATCATGGGAGGAAATTATTACGCGGTCGGAAATGTTGATGGAG GTTCCTCAGCCGAGTACAACTTCCACGGAGACCCGGAAGCCGCGAGCATTGTGCTCCGACGTATGAAGTGTCCCATCACCATTGTTCCATGGGAGGCATTCTATTTTGAATCAAAGACCCATGATGCTTCAGTTGATTTTTCGGCTCATTTGAAGTATGGAACCCCATTGGCTAATTACTTATCGCTGGCCACCAGCATTG GCCGCGTAAAATGCGAGGCCAACGGCCGCCAATACTCCTACTGCGACGAGATCGCTGTGGCTACTGCAATCGATGAggataaaattgcaaaaaagtcTCAGTACCTGTATGTCGATGTAGAGCTGAATGGAACAAAGACACGTGGGCAGGTTGTGGTTGATTGGACCGAGCAACTGTGGTCGAATGAGGAAGCTCCGAATCag cacaCCCATCGCCGTGTCAAATTCGTCACCTCTTACGACGTTCATACTGTGGACAAGTGGCTTCATGCAGCCACTTCTGGAAGTGGAAAATTCGATTAA
- the ani-3 gene encoding Anillin-like protein 3 (Confirmed by transcript evidence) — MENFDGKSMPPTPVPIGSSQFYRWMPHPIVDTPPSDATWRKPVPRGRIRDLVAAFDQCSGMLEQKPPPPPTQRVESLENEHIAPPPTSKSSKIPEILAKKSEKYISPYEKRHFHGRRGTQAVVFNSNNAQNAPNVGGAYPYGATPLKLRNLAQKMDKEELYVADDVGISKKSENFENSDDDVANFQELLVLDEVLENAENSENLESQQYDEESTLNRTFQDSGVPENQENLLQLPECPKTPKFTSSPTLFTPYAAGEPIVEYRCSSGSAGGPLKIVVKKLQAPIALATSTPKPAMCRPPKHSEPPPAFQDSFVSSISNWSAVDHHATDSRRQMNRLLNSIDETRHHILLAEHSLLEAQKSKCPMQELASQRVLLICRERLKVQLEEVRRLQAMTVVRHPPPPINRHFKSTMVISNISLQFNKHFHSRGSYAFLVLLKCRTEVEATGVVTLLAQFQTPQNFILFGEHLRFSNLPVDFTIGMEIYMMRVPEHRPPEKTCAAFLAQKVRNLLVPSNAAHRRPTTSTPQKSIQNATSPACDFQLCGNLTLDRDSSGDNRRFYLDDVIYPLEGTVKLNSHCTSLPDAIDMEYRGFLHILHDSASPLERAKKVPIWHKYWSLLHRGAILFWSTPQEEVHEKVPIFQIDLTKCTNNSIEESREMSQGAEHEFHIELLIDQDPDLIEKRRVILAAESSDHLNSWLSAINDTLDILRS, encoded by the exons atggagaatttCGACGGAAAATCGATGCCGCCAACTCCGGTGCCAATCGGATCAAGTCAG ttctaCCGCTGGATGCCGCACCCGATCGTCGATACACCACCGTCAGATGCTACGTGGCGCAAACCGGTGCCACGCGGCCGAATTCGTGATCTCGTCGCCGCGTTCGATCAGTGCTCCGGCATGCTGGAGCAGAAGCCCCCACCTCCGCCCACGCAAAGGGTTGAAAGTCTTGAAAATG aaCACATTGCTCCACCGCCAACTTCAAAATCCTccaaaattccggaaattctcgccaaaaaatcggaaaaatacaTCTCACCGTACGAAAAACGTCATTTTCATGGTCGTCGTGGCACCCAGGCTGTCGTTTTTAATTCGAATAAtgctcaaaatgctccaaatgtgggcggagcctatccATATGGAGCCACACCGTtgaaattgcgaaatttggcccaaaaaatggATAAAGAGGAGCTCTACGTGGCTGATGACGttggaatttccaaaaaatctgaaaatttcgaaaattccgatgatgacgtggcaaa tttccaAGAGCTTCTGGTGCTGGATGAGGTGCtggaaaatgctgaaaattctgaaaatctggaatcCCAGCAGTACGACGAGGAGAGCACCCTAAACCGAACATTTCAAGATTCTGGAGTTCcagaaaatcaggaaaatctTCTCCAGCTCCCTGAGTGCCCAAAAACGCCGAAATTCACGAGTTCGCCCACGCTTTTCACACCGTATGCCGCTGGAGAGCCCATCGTTGAATATCGATGCTCGTCGGGCTCCGCGGGGGGTCCACTCAAAATTGTTGTGAAGAAGCTTCAGGCACCGATTGCACTTGCCACTTCGACACCGAAACCCGCAATGTGTCGGCCGCCGAAACACTCGGAACCACCACCGGCTTTTCAG GATTCCTTCGTGAGCTCAATCAGTAACTGGTCGGCAGTAGATCATCACGCGACGGATTCGCGCCGTCAAATGAACCGCCTACTCAATTCAATCGATGAAACTCGACATCACATTTTGCTCGCCGAGCACTCACTACTTGAAgcccaaaaatcgaaatgtcCAATGCAAGAACTCGCGTCGCAACGGGTTTTGCTAATTTGTAGAGAACGGTTGAAAGTTCAATTGGAAGAAGTTCGGAGGCTTCAGGCAATGACTGTTGTCAGGCATCCACCACCACCGATTAATCGACATTTTAAATCGACTATGGTCATTTCGAATATTTCGCTTCAGTTTAATAAGCATTTCCATAGTC GCGGCTCTTACGCTTTCCTTGTGCTCCTCAAATGCCGTACAGAAGTCGAGGCAACCGGTGTCGTTACCCTTTTGGCTCAATTCCAAACTCCGCAAAATTTCATTCTTTTCGGTGAACACTTGCGTTTTTCCAATCTTCCCGTCGATTTTACCATTGGAATGGAGATTTATATGATG cgaGTTCCCGAGCACCGACCACCTGAGAAGACGTGCGCCGcgtttttggcacaaaaagtGCGGAATTTGCTGGTGCCGAGCAATg ccGCTCACCGCCGCCCGACTACCTCCACGccacaaaaatcgatacaaaATGCCACGTCACCTGCGTGTGACTTCCAACTTTGCGGAAATTTAACGTTGGACCGCGATTCGTCGGGCGATAACCGCCGCTTCTATTTGGATGACGTCATTTATCCGCTGGAGGGAACTGTGAAGCTCAATTCACACTGCACATCACTTCCTGATGCAATTGATATGGAATATCGAGgatttcttcatattttacaCGATTCTGCAAGTCCTTTGGAGAG agcaaaaaaAGTCCCAATTTGGCACAAATACTGGTCACTTCTTCATCGCGGAGCCATTTTGTTCTGGAGCACTCCACAAGAGGAAGTTCACGAAAAAGtcccaattttccagattgaTTTGACAAAATGCACGAATAATTCGATTGAGGAGAGCCGTGAAATGAGCCAAGGAGCCGAGCACGAATTTCATATCGAGTTGCTCATCGATCAGGACCCtgatttgattgaaaaacgaCG tgtaatCCTGGCCGCCGAATCGTCGGATCACTTGAATTCGTGGCTCAGCGCAATCAACGATACACTCGACATTTTGAGATcctaa
- the srv-3 gene encoding Serpentine receptor class gamma (Partially confirmed by transcript evidence), producing the protein MIVISFELVPYSHLVFLVICWTSMIVYVRILYILQVRRHMEFKSSFFLIVKLHAITDVAMFLFVELIARPRKYKIHNLLEPMKNHWLPQFIYFLQTTIKNTIFLGYTVVAVNRFTIIFMQKYHNHIWTPMVITVIYVLEWAVPAVGFSNLFYNTGNHNFSLLAASSGGLSLRADSDFMKLDALQDLSISTFCFLVSFTLYFTSILYILKTKTLSHGKLLKNSTEFIIFKCAVFSFVLFIPNALKSIFLYFYIGEQIFDWITDLWYFTTEIMCIGSCWSLLLSSRKLREEFVPKINFSFSGSSIGTVSGRIL; encoded by the exons ATGATTGTAATAAGCTTTGAACTTGTTCCCTATAGCCATTTAGTGTTTCTGGTGATTTGCTGGACGTCTATGATAGTTTATGTACGGATTTTATACATTCTGCAAGTTAGGAGGCATATGGAGTTCAAATcgtcgttttttctcattgttAAGTTGCAT GCAATAACCGACGTGGCAATGTTTCTATTTGTAGAACTTATAGCTCGCCcgagaaaatacaaaattcatAATCTCCTGGAGCCAATGAAAAATCACTGGCTCCCCCAATTCATATACTTCTTGCAAACAACTattaaaaacacaattttcctTGGGTATACGGTAGTGGCTGTCAATCGATTTACCATAATCTTCATGCAAAAATACCATAATCATATATGGACCCCTATGGTTATTACAGTAATCTATGTTTTGGAGTGGGCGGTGCCAGCAGtcggattttcgaatttattttataatacTGGAAATCACAATTTCTCGTTGTTAGCCGCAAGTAGTGGTGGGCTGTCGCTGAGGGCAGATTCAG atttcatgAAGCTCGATGCTCTGCAGGATTTATCGATTTCTACTTTTTGCTTTCTTGTCAGTTTTACTTTATACTTTACCAGTATACTCTACATtctaaaaaccaaaactttatCACATggcaaattgctcaaaaactcaacggaatttataattttcaaatgcgcgGTTTTTTCGTTTGTACTATTCATCCCAAATGCTttgaaaagtatatttttatatttttatattggtGAGCAGATATTTGATTGGATAACTGATTTATGGTATTTTACTACTGAAATTATGTGCATTGGATCCTGCTGGTCATTGTTGCTGAGTAGCCGAAAGCTCCGAGAGGAGTTTGTACCGAAAAT aaatttctcgttttccgGGAGCTCAATTGGTACTGTATCAGGAAGaatattataa
- the Y43F8C.15 gene encoding DUF281 domain-containing protein (Partially confirmed by transcript evidence), with translation MPIFQLVLFFVVFSEALAQDCHQGCETFPTEKSVIESDGKSYVRIYTNTTIVNGCKAVMFKCVVVDRSTDCETTASFVNLATSKITKKYNTTDETQDTSYSGEPMICARVPGSSINVGYFYEGQQVRPACSNRCVSGGGPPALLYTFKPDPRKDETTTVEPKPIRHAGGCRARRP, from the exons ATGCCAATTTTCCAGCTCGTTCTCTTTTTCGTTGTCTTCTCTGAAGCTCTGGCTCaag ACTGTCATCAAGGGTGTGAAACGTTCCCCACTGAGAAATCTGTCATAGAGAGTGATGGTAAATCATACGTTCGTATATATACCAA TACCACCATTGTCAATGGTTGCAAAGCGGTCATGTTCAAATGTGTCGTGGTCGATCGGTCGACAGATTGTGAAACGACTGCCTCATTCGTCAACCTTGCTACttcaaaaataaccaaaaagtACAATACTACTGATGAAACCCAGGACACTAGCTATTCCGGGGAACCAATGATTTGTGCGAGAGTACCTGGATCATCGATAAATGTTGGATATTTTTACGAGGGACA acaagtcAGACCTGCATGCTCTAATAGATGTGTTTCGGGTGGTGGGCCTCCTGCATTATTATACACGTTCAAACCTGATCCTAGGAAGGACGAGACAACTACTGTGGAGCCGAAACCAATTCGTCACGCTGGGGGGTGTCGTGCCCGTCGgccataa